CCCGTGTCGTCAAAGAACCAGGTCtgacatataaatatataaatacgtaaggaaataaataaataaataaaaataaatacataaataaacagtgTCATATATTGACGCTCACATGAAAAAATtctcagtatatatatatatataccgaCCGCTGGAGTCCAGCGTGAGTTCCTGTTGTGTTTATGGGATGGCGTGTGTACGGGTCGTCatcaccatggaaaccaaaCCCTCTCCCGGCGCGGCCGCGGGTCCGAGGGCGCGGCTCACCGTGGCTGTGTCCCCCGGGGGAGAACCCCGGACAGCGGCGGAACTGGCTCGCTGCCTCCCTGCAGTCCGTGCAGCAGAATCCGCGGGACCAGGGGCCGCTgcagggggggcgggggggccgAGGGTCCGCGGTACAGATAGAGAGCAGCTCCCGGGTCCAGGTTCGACACCAGGTTCTGCGGGTAGAAGTAGGGCGACGGAAACATCCTCTGTAAGGCGGAGTAATTCCCAGCTTCGGCcaggagttcgagtcccaccgcGGTCTGCCTCTTCCACTTGGTCCTTTCCCACGGCGgaaaatataatacatacatattatacagtatatgcaattACGTAGGAAAAAATAGCAAATATTATCGCTTCAAGTGTGCTTCTGCATGACCCGCTAAATGAATGTTTGCCAGCTATACATTTCAGGTttgtatgtcaaaaaaaaatacagaaattccTCATTAAGCAGTGCACAAGGTTATAGGTTGCTGCGTCGAATCCCCCTCTTCTTGTAGTACCGTTGGTCAAGGGGGTCTGCGAAATAAATTCCAGTCCAGCCCCACACACAGTAATTCTTCATCAATTCTGTAACCTGTTGAAGGGATTCCCGTttctctctattttttttttttttgattctattaaaaaaaaacgtacaaAATATCTTTAGCTgtgtccaggaaaaaaaaatatttttccaactGTGGAAACTTCAAAACCCTTCACAAAGCGCGAAGCTCAATTCACACTTTCATGAAAAACGTGTTGTAAGAGAGTAAACTGAAAGGTGTAGTGATTTAATGTTGTGCACCGCACACAACAGTCTTGTGcttcctttaaaataaaatgatataaGAAATAAATGAGACGCTGAAGAAGGCGGAAGGCCGAAACGCGTTCGTGTTACAGCATAAATTCCGTGTTTTCACgaaataaaaagcataaatgtaTATAGTTACTACAAGTGCTGGCTTCATAACACtttatttcatgtaaaataaataaaacaataaaactgtgCAAGCTGCCATTCTACAAGCGCTCCTCCATTCATTTCAAACTAAGTTCTCAGTCAGATTTTTGTGGACAATAGAAACTCATTCCAATCgagtgaataattaataattgtaataatcgTGTAATTATGGCACtctgggtaaataattcataTGGCatgctgtaatttattatttacgAGGAAATGTgttgtgctgtatttattttctactCTTTCAGCTCGTCTTAATGGAGTCGCCTGTATTAAGaaaccacatttttatttctaattaatgCAACGCAAAATTATTTAGAAAGACTTAAATTCTTAGTTTTCACTTGTAAATCCCGAATCCCATTGATTAAGTATTACCATACCATTTAAATatctataaaatataaaatatcacTATATGTAGTATAATGTTTTCTCGTATATTAAATTTCAGCGGATGCTTGACTTTAAGAAACCGtcgtttaaaaaaataaaaagtcgggttttaaatatgtttaaacagcaacatttactaatttactgAAATTTAACATGCAATGTGTACTTTGTCCAGGCGGCAAATGTAGTTTGTCCAGCAGGACATCACTAAATATATCGTTAGAGTGACTTTACCTGACCGATTCGAACAGAATAAAGTACACGGCTATTTGAAAATATgggtttttaaataaaagagtGGTTTTCTTAAAACTCTATGGCAACGTCATTTTGCCTTAACGTTTCTGCGCGTTTTTGTTAAAAAGAATTATATTAGTAAAGATGATAAAGTAAAGGTGAGAAGATGGTAAAGCTTTAACTGACCTGTAGCATCTTCCAGGTGATatatgcgtttttttttttgtttctgtatcaATCATACATTCTACATCAGTCTTTTCCGTTAATGCACGAGACAATATCATATTTCATAATCGAAGCGTGTTAAACTGGGGCCAGCAGGCAGTGTACTACTATTCAGTGTTGTGTCTTTCCAATCTCAGCATTCTGGGATGAATCCCCCTCGCACCAGAGCAGAGTAACCTTCATCAAGGACCTTTTACCCTGAAATAATgcagtaagaacaccctgctgtataaatttgtaaatctCTGCAAAGTTGATGGCTTCATACCgcaggtcaccttggacaaatgcGTCAAcgaaataaagaataatgagAGAAATGTTTGGCTACAAGTAACTTgctattaataaaacaaaagaaattaaaaaaaaaaaacaagcctgCGTGTTCCGTGGGCTGAAGCTCACCTCCTGTTCTGGTACCACGTCTTGACCTGCGTGTCCGTGAGGCTGAGCGACGCCGCGAGCTCCATGCGGTCCTGCACGCTCAGGTACTTCTGGCGCTCGAAGCTGCGCTCGAGCTGCGCGAGCTGGTGGTCCGTGAAGGCGGTGCGCGCCTTGCGGGGCTTCTTGAGCCGGACGGGGGGACTGTCCCTGCTGCTCGAGATCTCCCTGTCGCCCTCCTCTTTCACTGAAACGCAAGGAGGAGAGGAGCCCGAGTGGCTTTTTACACACCGCACGCATGAACCACACAGCACCGTCGTCCCACTGCAGGTGTAGTGACTCAGCTAAAGTGTCACACCTCAGATGGACTGATATCACccgaaaaaaaatcacaaacgtTTATCTCTTACGGtcgattaataataataataataataataataatatttacaatatttaaacaacgctttttttgcatttggaaaaaaagcgCATCTCCGTTAATTGGAAATTCTCCTTTATTTCAAGTAACTGCCATATTAAAGACACCATTAAATAAATCCCTGATCGTTATTAATTTAAGTATGCTTGCATATAAACGTTCTGACTGGCACTAAGTTTGATGTAAACTTTTAGTGTACGGAAAGTAATTTTCCAGGGAAAGCAATTATTTCAACGCGGAAATAATATTCCTAATAAGATTTTCAGAACTTTCTGTACATGATGTGAAAGTGAAAAGGAGCGACGTGCTGGAGCTGGACAGAGAACATGTAGATTGGACTCTGGAGGAGCACAATAAAGCGGTTTAATTGAGTCACAGGGGATGAGAAACCTTTCAAGCAGGACCGCTGAAAGAGCTCAGAGGCCGGGGATGAAGCCGAAATAAAGAGTTGAACACCCCCCCGTCcccgtttccccccccccccccccccccccccctcccccgacacAAATCTGATTATCGGGAGACAAATTGCATCAAATCCTTAAAAAAGTGCAGTGGTAAAACCCAAGACCACAAATACTCAGATGAATAAAAGAGTGGTTTTGAGGAGGATTCATGCAGGACTCCAGTAGCGCACTTTGCGAGCAACAgtaggattttttaaaaacaggattACGATTTTTATGACAGTTGTATCAGTCAGTGTGTTAGATTGTTTACCTCGGTCACGCACGACGTCGTTTCCCACGCAAACCGTTCCgaaagggagagaaaagggTGGCGCCATTGTTTATCTACTGTTTTTTGGGGAGGatgcattttcttaatttataagTTTTAACTTCGCCAgatttattattgtgttttccATAGAAACGCTGCAACTAAATTCGATGTGATTACGAATCCATTCAGAGCATTATTTTCccttatattttttatattctgcAAAACTGGTGAAATTTCTAATGGTTAAAAAATATGGCTTTTCAAAAGCGAGCGACAAAAGGttgtttatctgtttttaatttcatgagTTATTCTTGCTCACTGGCAAATAATACCCGATGTTTAAAAAGAcaaacgtttttttttaaaaaaaaaacagagggcTGTTTACGctgaaaatgcacatttctatCCAGATAAAACACAACTCGTACAATGTAACAatgtttttcataaataaatgtaaacccaaAGTATGTGAGCAGTTTATTAAAATCACTGGTAGCGCAAAGGATGAAGTGATTCCAATTTAAAAGCGACTCAATGAAGTTGCAGCGAGTACAATAAATCACGCCTTGCACTGCAGGTGTGAGtcgaaataataaaaaagtaaaaattaataataacagttaaaaTAACTATAccgcaataataataataataataataataataataataataataataaaagtgatgTTTTCATAACATACTGGTGCGGTTATACTTTAAATGCGACACGTACGGTGCTAGATTGGTTcagtatatattataaaaaggCGAGCGCACACACCGTGTGTGGCGGCGGCACTCGCCGGGGACTTGCCGGGCACTTGCCGGGGccaccgaccgaccgaccggcCTGCTGTGGCTCTTACCCTTGTACTCGCTGTCAGAAGACGAGTTGCTGTGCATCTTCTCCATGAACTCGTCCGGGATCTTGGAGGCGAGTCGCTCGGCCTCCTGCGTGGGTTGCCCGTTGCTCGAGTAGGGCGCGCACGCGGCCAGCGGCTTGCAGTCCGCCAGGATGTCCCGGATCAGGAAGGAGGAGGTGACGGTCCGCGGCTGCCCGTGCTGCACGTGCGCCTCCAGCCCGAGGGGGCGGCCCGCTCTCTGCGCGGCCTCTTCCACGCAGTCCCGCCGCGGCGACGGCGGCGACGAGCAGCCGCTGCTTTCCGCGTCCGAGCCGGGGCTCAGCTCGAGGGGGGAGCCGCAGTCGCCCCCCACGCTGTCCCCCCTCGGGTGGATGGGGCTCCCGGGTCGGTGCGACAGCAAGGAGTCGATCCCAAAGCTGGAGCCCGTGGTGGAGCCCTCCATGGCCAGTGAGCGCGCGCTGCGGACCGACTGGGTTTCGCTCTAAAGCACCGGCATGTGGACCGCGGCGGAGCGCCGTGGAAGTGGGGCCAGGTCTCCAGTGGGAAATCCCGACATGCAGCCCCAAGGACGGCAGcgctccttcctcttctcccgCTCGACCGCGTTGCTGCGCACGCAAGTGCCTGTCAGGTCTCCCAAAGGTGGGCAACGTCTCACTTTTCGTTTGTTCGACgaggaggggaggaaaaatCGAGAAGAATCCAAACAACCGCGTGCTTAGTTTTGTCTAAGTATTGGTGGCGGAGACCAAGAATCGATGTGTTCAATTTCACCGTTCGGCTCGACTGATTCTCCGACACTCAGGCTGACTTCGGACAACGAAAAaagtttttcacagaaaattcTTTGTCGCGCCACAGCCAGTctagacacgcacacacacacgcacacgcgcgcacacacacacacacacacacacacacacacacgcgcacacactgagTAAGAGAGCTGGTAAGTGAGAGGCTGTTAAGAGCAGCCAAGGTGCCGCGGCCGAGtttcagcaccacggagagCCGCAGCGCTCATGACCCGTTGCctgacggaggaggaggaggaggacacggAGCGCTGCAACCCGGACGAGGTTAAACCCACTTTACTATAGTAAACCGAACAAAGAGAGGAGGGCTGTCTGACACACGAGCATTCAGTGTGACAACGAagaaaaacacagggaaaaaactccaaaaaaaaaacacccaaacgGACGCCGGAGAGCGGAGTCGAAAGCCTTGGCGGGTCGGTCCGAACGCAGCCGTGACGAGTCCGCGGGAACTCAGCCACACCGACCGCCAGCGAAAACTCAACTCGCGCCACACGCAGGAACTACTTTTAAAGGTGTCCCGTCCGCGTGCGTCCCCGACACCGGGACCCCATTGGCTGAGCGCGCTTTTTTGGGCGATGCCCGCGCGCGCGAGGAGGCGGGAGCTGCACGCCCCCCGTCACGAGCACTCCTCCTCCGCTGCCCCCCCACCTTTCTTTACTTGGAATAAAAGAGACACGGAATTAATTAGCAGACCCAGATCCAAATATTTACAGGCCATATTCCCACTGTTTGTgctaattacagtatttttgagCTGATAATGGGGTTATGTGGAGACGGTGGCTCGTCTCATGCTGCACATTCCAAACTGTAATTATTGAGgctttatttgtgttctctctgcttacatttatttatgtgcaaTTTTGTGGATGCAAGAAAGTTAActgttaaacacatttcccagaCACATAATTGCAGCGCGCATTCACTGgttccttttttacattttgaaactaGTTTGCATCCCgcttcttttctcattttcgCTGCCGTAGTCTTAAACATAAAAAGCATGCAGCAGTGATGTATTTAAAAGCTGAGAAACACATTAAAGCGGTACATGTGGaagcatttttaaacaaaaaatggtgGTGCCAAAAATGTGGCTGTGCAGTCAGTAGGCCTCCAATTTCACGTATCGTTAACACGGTTCACAACATGTGGATTTTCAACAAGCCCCGACAACTGAAGGCAAGACTGGGAATGTTTCACCTTGCTGCCCGCTCCCATGGGCCTCAGCGAGACTCCGTGCTGTCAGAGAGAGGAAGCCACACATGCGGAGAGTAAACCGTGCCATTTGCACTTGGATACTAGAATTAGTGTTCTCTGCATGCCCTTCCGCACAGAGCTGGCAAAAATGACTCCGTTGATCTTGGAGAAACTCCAGTAGCAACAGTCCATATATGCGGTGACGCAGCCTCCGATAGCACGTCTTGTGAGACTCGCAACAGTTCTTCTCTGTCTTGCGAAACAACTGCTTGCAGCAGACACACTGGAACGGTCGGGCTTCGTGAGGTTGCGGCGGACATCGTCATCAAATTGTTTTGCACACATATAGCATGCTTCATAAACCAACTTTGTACCCCTTTCTAGAACACATCTCAGCGTTACAGTATTTGTAGTTCAGTAGGAAGTCAATGATCATCAAAAGGTTAACATGGTTTTGGGAAATCGACCCACTGAAGGCAAACGACGACTTTTAAGACAGAACGGTGgtaggaaaaacacaaatgcgGTATTTTACAATTGCATTCTTACACGtttacattgaaaaaaaacttggggaaaaaaaactacatgaaaatatgtcattttgAGAACAATCTAATTATTCCTATTTTACTGGATCTTATCATACCTCACCCACCCCTacaaaaaactatatatatgtgCGTGAATTATTGATCTATTCTACAAAAAgtttatacaaatatatttgaCCTCGTGTCCTCTTTCCCTGCCTTTCTCTCTGACTGCGCCGCTTTAATTGACATTGTAGGTGCCTTGGCCAAGCTGTCCCCGTCGTGCCACGGAATCTGAGAAGTGGGCTTTGAAGGCTCTCTTCCGAGCTTCAGGATCACGGAAGGTATCCAGCGCAGGTCCCACCTTCACAGTAAAGACACGGAGGACACTTTAGGATAGTGAAGCTTTCCACTGCCCAGGCACGGTGTTTAGCTGTCggctaaaataaaatatcattaaCTGTTCTACAGTCATTACCTTCACACACCATTTGGATGTACATGCATGTGGACATAAGTAGTGACAATCTAACACTGGTGTTTATTTTACGCTTTGTTTGCCCTGCTGCTGTGCTCCTTCTCAGCGCTTACCTTTATTTACCATCAGACTCTTGGGGCACCGTTGAAACGGACCTGGCTGAGTTTGGAAGGCGTCTGTTATCGAGGCGTGTATTCCTTCGCAGGGGCTTGACGACAAGTGTGATATTGCCACGAGGTCATTGTGAACCAGTGGAAATGGAGCTGAGGTACTACAGAcactgtgtgtttatgtgtatgtgtgcaggtgtgttaAATCTCAGCTGGGTCCGTGGACCCTGCACCTGCCTGAGGTGAGTGACTCCATCATGCACGTTCAGAGCCCCCTTGTGTTTCATCAGTACAGAATCAGTAGCAGCCCACACTCCTTTATGTAACATTACCCAGTCATCAGTCATGTATAATCTTtatgtaccacacacacacattctgaaaccccttgtaccgagtggggtcacggcgagccggagcctaacccagtaacacagggcgcaaggttggagggggaggggacacacccaggacgggacgccagtccgctgcaaagcagcccaagcagggctcgaaccccagacccaccacagagcaggccccggccaagcctgccgtgccaccccaccccccacgtaCCACCCATCACccaaaaaacatggaaataacATTCAAGAGCTGTGTGATGAATCCTATAACTTTAATAAGGtgtaaactgaataaaaatgtcaaggAGTGTCCAGGACACATAAGCTGGGTTTCTGGGGGCAGAGACCAGACTGGTCCGGAAgctgagctgtgctgtgtgaGTGAACACTGTCGAAGGCAGCTCTGTCAGCTTATGTGTGCCACCTCCCGTATTTCTTCTCGCTCAGCTCTTCATTTTCCTTCAGGCATTCGGATTTGATATGACGCCTGGGAACGCATTTGACACAAAATCGTAAAATGTGTCTTGTGACAAAACTaacttataaatatatataaaagttGTAGCCCACAGAAATCTCTGTCAAGGCACTCACTCCAGTGCGTTTGCTtacacaccgccccccccccaacatttaACATGTAGCAAAATACTTTTAGGACGCTTCAAAGATTGAGGAACAGTTTCGAACAGTTCATGCCACCCCATTCACGGGAAAAGGAAAAGCACAATGAATTTtgtgccttttatttatttatttagatgtttgttaaatatatattttgttttgtaagaAGCAACGTCGCctttggaggaattttggcATCTCAATATCTTTTTGAAatagagaagaaaaacatgcatttcaacaaagggaaaacagagaaatgagaaaaaaaattgacttcacaaacaaacaatgacgAGGAAAATGAAAGAGGCCCACTCCAGAGGAGTCAGGGATGCAAATGTCTAACCTACAGCCATCAGATATGGTACTTGACAGAAAATAATGAGAATTGCTAAATCTTTTATAAGGTTAACATTCGCCTTTCACAGTCAGCTGTCATACAAGAAAGAATTTAGCACATGCATGCAGCCAAAATAAACCTTCATCATCTCATTAAAGTTGACAGGCTTGGACGGCGGGCCTTGCCGGCAGCATGCCATCCCGTTTTGTGTTGGTAATTTGCAGAGGAGAGAcatacagaaaaaaggaaagatggGAAAAATGGGGCAGGAAAAAATGTGAGGGGAAGACGACGGGATGCagtctgtgtgcctgtgtgtgtgtgtgcgtgtgtgtgtgtgcgtgtgtgtgtgtgtgtgtgtgtgcgtgcgtgcacttGAGGGAGGGTGGAAAGATCGTTAGCGCGCCAGGAGTCTGATTCTCCCCTAATTGGAAGCGTTGGGCATTGTCAATGGAGGATTTTCTGCAGCTCCCTGTCAGGTAGAGCCGTCAGGATGATAGCCCACTTGTCAGCGCAAAAGACCAATAAAAACAAACCGCTTTTGATTTAATTGGAGGCTTGTGCAAGCCACGGGGTGGATAGGcgaggaagggggtggggggggtgggggatcaCTAGGAGAGGCAGAGGGCTTCGGAAGGAAATCATCACTTTCAATGGAAGCTATCTGCTAGAACCTCGGCTCACCTCCCACTCCACAGACACAACAAAGAGTGACGGGGAGACCGAAGCCACTCAAACCTACAGCTATGAGATTCCAAGCCTGGTCCTGCGGTATATCTCAGGCCCCTGGAAAGCTATGGTTGAGATCTGACTGTCTTACCTCAGATGCACTTTGGACAGGAGTGTCTTTGAGAGGAAAGGCGAGGAGAGCAACTGGCCCAGACTCACAAGATCGGACATCCATACCAGTACCTATCGGAGAACCTTGTGGTGGGTTATTGAACCTAGGGCATGCaacctcgtgtgtgtgtgtgtgtgtgtgtgtgaaagggaACTCCTGTTGTTTCCTCATCGCTCTGCCCCCAGGTGTGTTTAAAGGCAGCTGTTTAATTGTTCTGGACAGAGTTCGTCTAAGGACACGTACTTAGGAGCAGGTGAGGCACAGTGAAGGCTGAAGGGGCCCAGAGCGAATGCAGGAGCTGAGGGGCGAAGACCACGCA
Above is a genomic segment from Scleropages formosus chromosome 17, fSclFor1.1, whole genome shotgun sequence containing:
- the barhl1a gene encoding barH-like homeobox 1a, producing MEGSTTGSSFGIDSLLSHRPGSPIHPRGDSVGGDCGSPLELSPGSDAESSGCSSPPSPRRDCVEEAAQRAGRPLGLEAHVQHGQPRTVTSSFLIRDILADCKPLAACAPYSSNGQPTQEAERLASKIPDEFMEKMHSNSSSDSEYKVKEEGDREISSSRDSPPVRLKKPRKARTAFTDHQLAQLERSFERQKYLSVQDRMELAASLSLTDTQVKTWYQNRRTKWKRQTAVGLELLAEAGNYSALQRMFPSPYFYPQNLVSNLDPGAALYLYRGPSAPPPPLQRPLVPRILLHGLQGGSEPVPPLSGVLPRGTQPR